In one window of Paenarthrobacter nicotinovorans DNA:
- a CDS encoding ATP-binding cassette domain-containing protein gives MDLLLHADGIHASHDQRRILKGVDFSLHRGEILGLIGTNGAGKTTLMDVLSGSLRHESGSMTLAGEKYGPDSREEAQACGVGIVPQNFRLDPGMTVAEAVYRGTFQSGKPHTELRGPALKLIKDAGLDLDPDATVGTLVRAEQTLVEVLRMVAEEAQLVIMDEVAASLPDHDVAALHQVLRMLISQGRAIIYITHRLDEVHSIAHRIAVLRDGRVHRVVEASRTDADELAFLLLQHKPAGGQRPAEPAGDDEVLRVMNLNVGDSVRDVTFSVGKGEIFGLLGTHQSGVYHLLESLVGRRPRTSGELFLHGQSIDIQGPEDALRHRIGYLSDDAGHVETTTSIATGLREDSVEAGLQDEIAGLRGVIDLVRRMRISTTNIHGSVTNLSGGDRQKVSLAKWMTSGCDVLILSHPSRGIDIGAKDVVYQMLNELRETGVAIILLSSDLTELVNWCHRIGVVRDGELVTIEANANTNEDVLVYHMLGKAVASANSGARRVKSQRLETVSEDGH, from the coding sequence GTGGACCTGCTATTGCATGCGGATGGTATTCATGCCTCACATGACCAGCGCCGCATCCTCAAGGGTGTCGATTTCTCATTGCATCGAGGCGAGATACTTGGACTGATCGGAACCAACGGGGCAGGGAAGACCACCCTGATGGATGTCCTGTCGGGATCGCTCAGGCACGAGTCCGGATCCATGACGTTGGCGGGAGAAAAATACGGTCCCGATTCGCGCGAAGAAGCGCAGGCCTGTGGCGTGGGGATTGTTCCGCAGAACTTCCGCCTCGATCCCGGTATGACAGTGGCCGAGGCCGTGTACCGGGGCACCTTCCAATCCGGAAAGCCCCATACGGAACTTCGGGGTCCCGCCCTGAAACTCATCAAGGACGCCGGCTTGGACCTGGATCCTGACGCGACGGTGGGCACCCTGGTCCGGGCCGAACAAACGCTCGTTGAAGTCCTGCGGATGGTGGCTGAGGAAGCACAACTGGTCATTATGGATGAAGTGGCTGCTTCCCTTCCTGATCACGACGTCGCCGCCCTGCACCAGGTCCTCCGAATGCTGATCAGCCAAGGGCGGGCGATCATCTACATCACCCACCGCCTCGATGAAGTCCATTCAATCGCGCACCGCATTGCCGTGTTGCGTGATGGCAGGGTCCACAGAGTCGTTGAGGCCAGCCGGACCGACGCCGATGAACTGGCTTTCCTCTTGCTGCAGCACAAACCGGCGGGCGGCCAGCGGCCTGCGGAGCCGGCCGGCGATGACGAGGTGCTGCGGGTCATGAACCTCAATGTTGGGGACTCTGTCCGGGACGTGACCTTCAGCGTCGGCAAAGGCGAAATTTTCGGACTGCTCGGAACCCATCAATCGGGTGTCTACCACTTGCTCGAATCATTGGTGGGTAGGAGGCCCCGCACCTCGGGAGAGCTTTTCCTGCATGGACAGTCCATTGACATCCAGGGTCCTGAGGACGCCCTGCGGCACAGGATCGGTTACCTCTCGGACGACGCCGGACACGTGGAAACAACAACCAGCATTGCCACCGGCCTGCGTGAGGATTCCGTCGAAGCAGGATTGCAGGACGAGATTGCCGGGCTCCGTGGAGTGATAGACCTTGTGCGCCGCATGCGCATCAGCACGACGAACATCCACGGTTCTGTTACAAACCTGTCAGGCGGGGACCGCCAGAAGGTCTCCCTCGCCAAATGGATGACGAGCGGCTGTGACGTGTTGATCCTGAGTCATCCGAGCCGCGGCATCGACATTGGGGCGAAGGACGTTGTGTACCAGATGCTCAACGAACTGAGGGAGACAGGTGTCGCGATCATTCTGCTGTCCTCGGATCTCACGGAACTGGTCAACTGGTGCCACCGGATAGGAGTTGTCCGCGATGGTGAGCTTGTCACCATCGAGGCAAACGCCAACACCAATGAAGACGTTTTGGTCTACCACATGCTGGGCAAAGCCGTCGCCTCGGCAAACAGTGGTGCCCGGAGGGTGAAGAGCCAGCGCCTGGAGACAGTGTCCGAAGACGGCCACTAA
- the serB gene encoding phosphoserine phosphatase SerB, protein MTSNLAAVSYGVKLSPDSLEGVRKVLADAGAEVSAESHSGDDRFGVSTSELNVRLDSPAELSNLRRRVAEAAVEGADTALVPASLRQAGRKLLIMDVDSTLIQQEVIELLAAYAGKREEVAAVTEAAMRGELDFAQSLHARVAVLAGLPADVVNSVRDEVRLSLGAAELVAAFKAAGHVVAVVSGGFNQILGPIAEDLGLDYWIANELEIVDGALTGKVLGAVIDRAAKEKYLRQWAAAEGIELAHTIAVGDGANDLDMLGAAGIGVAFNAKPAVRAVADAAINMPYLDAVRHIANV, encoded by the coding sequence ATGACTTCGAACTTGGCTGCGGTCAGCTATGGCGTGAAACTTTCCCCCGATTCGCTTGAGGGCGTGCGCAAGGTACTGGCCGACGCAGGCGCAGAAGTGTCAGCGGAATCACACAGCGGCGATGACAGGTTCGGCGTCTCTACGTCTGAATTGAACGTGCGGCTTGACTCCCCCGCCGAGCTGTCCAATCTTCGACGCCGGGTGGCCGAAGCTGCCGTCGAGGGCGCCGATACCGCCCTGGTGCCTGCAAGCCTTCGGCAGGCAGGGCGCAAGCTGCTCATCATGGATGTGGATTCAACGCTCATCCAGCAGGAAGTCATCGAGCTGCTCGCAGCATATGCGGGCAAGCGCGAAGAGGTCGCTGCCGTCACCGAAGCTGCCATGCGGGGTGAATTGGATTTTGCGCAGAGCCTCCATGCGCGTGTGGCCGTGTTGGCGGGCCTGCCGGCCGACGTCGTGAATTCCGTCCGCGACGAGGTGCGCCTCAGCTTGGGTGCGGCAGAACTCGTAGCCGCGTTCAAGGCGGCCGGCCACGTGGTGGCTGTTGTTTCCGGTGGCTTCAACCAGATCCTTGGGCCCATCGCAGAAGATCTGGGCCTTGATTACTGGATTGCCAATGAGCTTGAAATCGTCGACGGCGCGTTGACCGGCAAAGTCCTGGGGGCCGTCATCGATCGGGCAGCCAAGGAGAAGTACTTGAGGCAGTGGGCTGCGGCCGAAGGAATCGAGTTGGCGCACACGATCGCTGTCGGTGACGGCGCGAACGACCTCGACATGCTGGGCGCGGCCGGGATCGGTGTGGCATTCAACGCCAAGCCCGCGGTCCGTGCAGTGGCGGACGCCGCGATCAATATGCCGTACCTCGACGCTGTGCGGCACATCGCCAACGTCTGA
- a CDS encoding ABC transporter ATP-binding protein, which translates to MSDVLELASVSVVRGKKTLLDKVDWQVNEGERWVILGPNGAGKTTLLQIAAARLHPSSGKAGILDETLGRVDVFELRPRIGLSSAALATQIPEHENVLNVVVTAAYGVTGRWREGYERDDERRAFGLLNDWGMGPLLNRTFATLSEGERKRVQIARALMTDPELLLLDEPAAGLDLGGREELVHKLGELASDPAAPAMVLVTHHLEEVPPGFTHAMLLREGGVVAAGPIKDVLTDEHLGNTFGLALDVSENAGRYTATARR; encoded by the coding sequence ATGAGTGATGTTCTGGAATTGGCCTCCGTCAGCGTTGTCCGCGGCAAGAAGACCCTGCTGGACAAGGTGGACTGGCAGGTCAACGAAGGCGAACGTTGGGTCATCCTTGGCCCGAACGGCGCGGGCAAGACGACTCTTCTCCAGATTGCGGCCGCGCGCCTCCATCCCAGCAGCGGCAAGGCCGGAATCCTCGACGAAACCCTGGGTCGTGTCGATGTCTTCGAACTCCGGCCCCGGATCGGACTCTCCTCCGCAGCGCTGGCTACCCAGATCCCCGAGCATGAGAACGTCCTGAACGTAGTGGTCACTGCAGCGTACGGCGTCACCGGCCGCTGGCGGGAAGGCTATGAGCGCGACGACGAACGGCGCGCCTTTGGCCTCCTGAACGACTGGGGGATGGGCCCCCTTCTCAACCGCACCTTCGCAACATTGTCTGAAGGTGAGCGGAAGAGGGTACAGATCGCCCGCGCCCTGATGACCGACCCCGAACTGCTCTTGCTGGATGAGCCTGCCGCCGGCCTTGATCTTGGCGGCCGCGAAGAGCTGGTTCACAAACTCGGCGAACTCGCCAGCGACCCGGCCGCGCCGGCCATGGTCCTGGTAACCCACCACCTTGAAGAAGTACCTCCGGGATTCACCCACGCCATGCTGCTCCGGGAAGGGGGCGTGGTGGCTGCCGGTCCCATCAAGGACGTCCTCACTGACGAGCACCTCGGCAACACCTTTGGCCTGGCCCTGGACGTTTCCGAAAACGCCGGGCGCTACACAGCCACCGCACGGCGCTAG
- a CDS encoding sulfite exporter TauE/SafE family protein — MEILSSILVFFAGLWAGTINAVVGSGTLVTFPVLIALGVAPVVASMSNAMGLVAGTAAGAWGYRRELAGRGRQLLKLMPASLLGGITGAWLLLHLPEKVFGYVAPVLLVAALLMVLFQPKLQAWIRNREQNPEHAIKDKSHGILLVVLIYLAGVYGGYFVAAQGILLVGILGVFLSGTMQNANAMKNILTLTVNMVAAVSYLIFAFDRINWWVVLLIAVSSTIGGLLGSKVGRKLSPKVLRGVIFTLGIVALGFMIANLLK, encoded by the coding sequence GTGGAGATTCTTAGCAGCATCCTGGTCTTTTTTGCGGGCCTGTGGGCCGGCACCATCAACGCAGTAGTCGGCTCGGGCACCTTGGTGACCTTCCCCGTGCTGATCGCCCTGGGTGTGGCGCCCGTCGTCGCTTCCATGAGCAACGCGATGGGTCTCGTCGCCGGTACGGCCGCTGGCGCCTGGGGTTACCGCCGCGAACTGGCCGGCCGCGGCAGGCAGCTGCTCAAGCTGATGCCGGCATCGCTGTTGGGTGGCATCACCGGCGCATGGCTGCTCCTCCACCTGCCGGAAAAGGTGTTTGGCTACGTGGCACCTGTCCTGCTGGTCGCAGCCTTGCTCATGGTGCTGTTCCAGCCCAAACTCCAGGCATGGATCCGCAACAGGGAACAGAACCCCGAGCATGCCATCAAGGACAAGAGCCACGGCATCCTCCTGGTGGTCCTGATCTACCTCGCCGGGGTTTACGGCGGTTACTTTGTGGCCGCGCAAGGAATCCTCCTGGTGGGGATCCTCGGAGTTTTCCTCTCCGGCACCATGCAAAATGCCAACGCCATGAAGAACATCCTCACCCTGACGGTGAACATGGTTGCCGCTGTTTCCTATCTCATCTTCGCCTTCGACAGAATCAACTGGTGGGTCGTCCTGCTCATTGCCGTCAGCTCCACGATCGGCGGGCTGCTTGGATCGAAGGTTGGCCGGAAGTTGTCGCCCAAGGTGTTGCGCGGCGTCATCTTCACCCTCGGTATTGTGGCGCTTGGCTTCATGATCGCCAACCTCCTGAAGTGA
- a CDS encoding TrmH family RNA methyltransferase, with translation MTFHYLESADDPRVSDYTTLTDVHLRKLREPREGMYIAESSRVLRRALAAGHQPRSFFLAEKWLEDLTDVFQAYPDVPVFIGKAALLEEITGFHLHRGAMAAMHRPAPVPLEELLASARRVAVLEDIVDHTNVGAIFRSAAALGVDAVLVSPRCGDPLYRRSVRVSMGTVFQVPWARVESWPQDLGRLKEQGFTVAAMELTDDALDLDDLAARELPKLALVLGTEGAGMSAETLAAVDLAVKIPMRAGVDSLNVAAASAVAFWELRPRG, from the coding sequence GTGACATTCCACTACCTTGAGTCCGCTGACGATCCACGCGTCAGTGACTACACAACACTTACCGATGTGCACCTCCGGAAGCTCCGGGAGCCGCGCGAGGGCATGTATATCGCCGAGTCCTCCAGAGTCCTGCGCAGGGCGTTGGCCGCCGGCCACCAGCCGCGTTCCTTCTTCCTGGCCGAGAAGTGGCTGGAGGACCTCACCGACGTCTTCCAGGCCTATCCGGACGTGCCGGTCTTCATTGGGAAAGCGGCACTCCTGGAGGAAATCACGGGCTTCCACCTCCACCGGGGAGCCATGGCCGCCATGCACCGCCCGGCTCCCGTCCCGCTGGAGGAGCTCCTGGCATCCGCCAGGCGCGTCGCCGTGCTCGAAGACATCGTGGACCACACCAATGTGGGGGCTATTTTCCGGTCGGCGGCTGCACTGGGGGTGGACGCCGTCCTGGTCTCGCCACGGTGCGGCGACCCGTTGTACCGCCGCAGCGTGCGCGTCAGCATGGGCACGGTCTTCCAGGTCCCCTGGGCACGTGTGGAGAGCTGGCCACAGGACCTGGGCCGCCTCAAGGAACAGGGCTTCACCGTGGCAGCCATGGAACTGACAGACGACGCCCTGGACCTTGACGACCTCGCCGCCAGGGAGCTCCCGAAACTGGCGCTGGTGCTGGGAACCGAAGGTGCCGGCATGAGCGCAGAGACCCTTGCCGCCGTCGACCTCGCCGTCAAGATCCCCATGCGCGCCGGCGTCGATTCCCTCAACGTGGCAGCTGCCTCCGCCGTGGCATTCTGGGAACTCCGTCCGCGGGGCTGA
- a CDS encoding type B 50S ribosomal protein L31, producing the protein MKSDIHPKYEAVVFNDLASGTQFLTKSTVSSSKTIEWEDGNTYPVIDVEISSESHPFYTGKQRIMDSAGRVERFNARFKGFGGKK; encoded by the coding sequence ATGAAGTCTGATATCCACCCGAAGTACGAAGCTGTTGTATTCAACGACCTGGCTTCCGGTACGCAGTTCCTGACCAAGTCCACCGTGTCTTCCTCGAAGACCATCGAGTGGGAAGACGGAAACACCTACCCGGTTATCGACGTCGAAATCTCCTCGGAGTCCCACCCGTTCTACACGGGCAAGCAGCGCATCATGGACTCCGCTGGCCGCGTCGAGCGCTTCAACGCCCGCTTCAAGGGCTTCGGCGGCAAGAAGTAA
- a CDS encoding lipoate--protein ligase family protein: MTSQPTPETDNDDAGTRLHGEYKVPGGKLVVVDLDVVDGLFANVSLSGDFFLEPDEALQDINGALTGLPGNSTAADIAASVSAGLPAGATLFGFSAEAVAITVRRALSKATSWDDHQWDVIPPSVLPTHVNVALDEVLTEEVGAGLRNPTLRFWDWEEPSVVIGSFQSVKNEVDPEGVARHGITVVRRISGGGAMFMEAGNCITYSLYLPQTLVDGISFADSYAFLDAWVMAALEKLGITAFYVPLNDIATDQGKIGGAAQKRLANGGMLHHVTMSYDIDADKMVEVLRIGKEKLSDKGTRSAKKRVDPLRRQTGMARAAILQAMQDVFTERYGASESVLTEAELAEARKRVDSKFGTSEWLNRVP, from the coding sequence ATGACTTCCCAGCCGACACCTGAAACCGATAACGACGACGCCGGGACCCGCCTTCACGGCGAATATAAAGTTCCCGGCGGCAAACTGGTGGTGGTGGACCTGGATGTGGTGGACGGCCTGTTTGCCAACGTTTCGCTGAGCGGCGACTTCTTCCTCGAACCCGATGAAGCCCTGCAGGACATCAATGGGGCACTGACAGGACTTCCCGGGAACTCAACAGCAGCAGATATTGCCGCGTCGGTCAGCGCCGGATTGCCCGCCGGCGCAACGCTGTTCGGTTTCTCCGCAGAGGCTGTGGCCATTACAGTCCGACGCGCATTGTCCAAAGCCACCAGCTGGGACGACCACCAGTGGGATGTCATCCCGCCGTCAGTTCTCCCGACCCATGTGAACGTCGCACTGGACGAAGTACTGACCGAAGAGGTCGGCGCCGGGTTGCGTAATCCCACGCTAAGGTTCTGGGACTGGGAGGAGCCATCAGTAGTCATCGGCAGCTTCCAATCGGTCAAGAACGAGGTTGATCCTGAGGGCGTTGCCCGCCACGGCATCACCGTGGTCCGCCGGATCAGCGGCGGCGGAGCCATGTTCATGGAGGCCGGCAACTGCATCACGTATTCCCTGTACCTGCCACAGACCCTGGTGGACGGCATCAGCTTCGCCGACTCATACGCGTTCCTGGATGCCTGGGTCATGGCAGCACTCGAGAAGCTGGGAATCACCGCTTTTTATGTGCCCCTCAATGACATCGCAACGGACCAGGGCAAGATCGGCGGAGCCGCCCAGAAGCGGCTTGCCAACGGCGGCATGCTCCATCACGTCACCATGAGCTACGACATCGACGCCGACAAAATGGTCGAAGTGCTGCGGATCGGCAAGGAGAAGCTTTCGGACAAGGGCACCCGCAGCGCCAAGAAACGCGTGGACCCCTTGCGTCGCCAGACCGGCATGGCGCGGGCCGCAATCCTGCAGGCCATGCAGGATGTCTTTACCGAGCGATACGGTGCCTCAGAGTCCGTGCTCACTGAAGCAGAGCTCGCAGAAGCCAGGAAACGCGTGGACTCCAAGTTCGGTACCAGTGAATGGCTGAACCGGGTTCCCTGA
- a CDS encoding helix-turn-helix transcriptional regulator, with translation MLRRSGARGVSAEMLAREFAVSVRTVKRDLDALENSGAPIWSRPGPGGGYGLAAGSSLPPVTLSPAQAVALMAAVSAAPDAPYADLAAAGIHKILDVLDPGTKAKADELAGRIWVNEVRSPSRKTRSALEEAMAAQRVVRISYTSADGTTTIRDVEPVLFASTNGRWYLVGWCRLRDAMRWFTVSRIEGASVTTTACSGHTIDEVGEPPVNARPVHGRAQ, from the coding sequence ATGTTGCGCCGCAGCGGTGCCCGGGGGGTCTCCGCCGAAATGTTGGCCAGGGAGTTCGCGGTATCAGTACGTACCGTAAAGAGAGACCTTGATGCCCTGGAGAACAGTGGGGCGCCCATCTGGTCCCGCCCAGGCCCCGGCGGTGGTTACGGACTGGCTGCAGGGTCCTCTCTGCCGCCCGTCACCCTGTCCCCGGCGCAGGCCGTGGCCCTCATGGCGGCTGTGTCCGCAGCGCCCGATGCGCCGTACGCAGACCTGGCCGCAGCGGGTATCCACAAAATCCTGGACGTCCTCGATCCCGGAACCAAGGCTAAAGCAGACGAACTGGCCGGTCGCATCTGGGTCAATGAGGTTCGCTCCCCGTCGCGCAAAACCAGGTCAGCGCTGGAGGAAGCAATGGCCGCGCAGCGCGTGGTCCGTATCAGTTACACCTCGGCAGACGGGACTACGACCATCCGCGACGTGGAACCTGTGCTTTTCGCCTCCACGAACGGCCGGTGGTACCTGGTGGGGTGGTGCCGGCTGCGCGACGCGATGAGATGGTTTACCGTTTCCCGCATCGAAGGGGCCAGCGTCACCACAACTGCCTGCAGCGGCCATACCATCGACGAAGTTGGCGAGCCCCCGGTGAACGCCCGGCCGGTGCATGGGCGTGCGCAGTGA
- a CDS encoding alpha/beta fold hydrolase, translated as MTTSTNRPTIILLAGHWLGAWAWDEVLEHLGSHDSRATALTLPGLDPDDPDRAARTLDDQAAAILDAMARLGVSEDQPAVLVAHSGANAPASLVLDRRPKLIHRMVWVDSGPLAPGSIFAPDFPDGVAELPLPSIDVLASQVSLEGLNTGDLERFQARAVPEPGPVLRQPVELTNDARRKVPTTLVCCSIPGTTVLELAHSGHGMFAEVAHIENLDVLDLPTGHWPMWSRPRDLARAIQSEATRNN; from the coding sequence ATGACAACTTCCACTAACCGCCCAACCATCATTCTCCTCGCCGGCCACTGGTTGGGCGCTTGGGCCTGGGACGAGGTCCTGGAACACTTGGGGTCCCATGACTCACGCGCGACGGCATTGACCTTGCCCGGCCTCGATCCCGACGACCCCGACCGTGCCGCGAGGACCCTCGACGATCAGGCAGCAGCGATCCTGGACGCCATGGCGCGACTCGGGGTATCCGAAGACCAGCCGGCGGTCCTCGTCGCCCACAGTGGTGCAAACGCACCTGCCAGCCTCGTCCTGGACCGACGCCCTAAGCTCATCCACCGAATGGTCTGGGTAGACTCGGGCCCTCTGGCGCCGGGAAGTATCTTCGCCCCGGACTTTCCGGACGGGGTGGCGGAGCTTCCGTTGCCGTCCATCGATGTCCTCGCAAGCCAAGTGAGCCTGGAAGGCCTGAACACCGGGGACCTTGAGCGCTTCCAGGCCAGGGCCGTCCCGGAACCCGGCCCCGTGCTTCGTCAGCCCGTCGAGCTCACGAACGATGCCCGCCGCAAGGTCCCCACCACACTGGTGTGCTGCTCGATACCCGGCACGACCGTGTTGGAGCTCGCCCACTCAGGCCATGGCATGTTTGCCGAAGTCGCGCACATCGAGAACCTCGACGTTCTTGACCTCCCCACGGGGCACTGGCCCATGTGGAGCCGTCCCCGCGACCTCGCCAGGGCCATTCAGTCAGAAGCTACCCGGAACAACTGA
- the pepN gene encoding aminopeptidase N, translating into MSNHNLSRDEAATRSALITTHSYDVTLDVRDAADPAVSGYPSSSTITFSARAGSDTFLDFISGGVQSVVLNGRALDVGTVVDQDRIILEGLATENTVTVTGTALYSRSGEGMHRFVDPADGQCYLYTQYEPADCRRVFANFEQPDLKAEFTFHVIAPSGWEVASNGSEAARLPVPGSEDVSQWDFATTERMSTYITTVLAGPYFKATDHWDATLDDGTRLDVPLALYCRASLAPSFDAEELFRLTKNGLAFFNKLFDYPYPWGKYDQAFVPEYNLGAMENPGLVTFTEKYVYASRATDAQYQARANTLMHEMAHMWFGDLVTMTWWDDLWLKESFADFMGTLGVDRATDWDTAWINFASKRKAWAYVQDQLPTTHPIVADIPDLEAAKQNFDGITYAKGASVLKQLVAYVGFDAFIAGSRQYFREHAFGNTSLQDLLKALSEASGRDLGDWARQWLQTSGISTITTDIVEDDGVMGAVMLEQEAIDPLTGHQELRPHRMRLGLYDADQTGALLRLESLEVDVAGPSTLVSGLAGKKRPALLLVNDDDLSYAKVRLDPVSERTVRTSLDKIQDPMARALCWTALWDSARDGVRPAARYVSAVEQFAPAESGIGVLQNVLGNASGAIERFVPPRSRDSVRTDFLAVAAHQLRASAPGSDAQLAWARTLAEVSRHGDSQLPLLRSILDGTTVVEGLTVDAELRWSFWQALAAHGEASQAELDRQLEADKTASGKEGHALASAARPDAAVKAAAWDLAVNTTGLSNEILSATIAGFATAPSDMLASYVEPYFECLERVWAERSIEIAGRIVRGLFPAAQDLAEGMEPSSHPVVLRTDEWLHHHSDAPRALRRIIIEQRSHLLRSLTAQSANTAQSANTAQSAQV; encoded by the coding sequence GTGTCGAATCACAATCTGTCGCGCGATGAAGCCGCTACCCGTTCAGCCCTGATTACCACCCACAGCTACGACGTCACCCTTGATGTCCGGGACGCGGCGGATCCCGCAGTCAGCGGATATCCAAGCTCCAGCACCATCACTTTTTCGGCCCGGGCCGGCTCCGACACCTTCCTCGATTTCATCAGTGGGGGCGTGCAGTCCGTGGTGTTGAACGGACGCGCCCTGGATGTAGGAACAGTGGTGGACCAGGACAGAATCATCCTGGAGGGCCTCGCAACGGAGAACACCGTGACGGTTACAGGGACAGCCCTTTACAGCCGTTCCGGTGAGGGAATGCACCGTTTCGTGGACCCTGCCGACGGGCAGTGCTACCTCTACACCCAGTACGAACCGGCGGACTGCCGGCGTGTTTTCGCCAACTTCGAACAGCCCGACCTCAAAGCGGAATTCACGTTCCACGTCATTGCGCCGTCGGGCTGGGAAGTCGCGTCCAACGGCTCGGAGGCCGCCCGGTTGCCGGTGCCGGGCTCTGAGGACGTTTCCCAGTGGGACTTTGCCACCACTGAACGGATGTCCACCTACATCACCACTGTGCTGGCGGGCCCCTACTTCAAAGCCACCGACCACTGGGATGCAACGCTCGACGACGGCACCCGCCTGGACGTTCCGCTGGCACTTTACTGCCGCGCATCCTTGGCGCCGTCCTTCGATGCCGAGGAACTGTTCCGGCTCACCAAGAACGGCCTGGCCTTCTTCAACAAGCTTTTCGACTATCCGTACCCCTGGGGCAAATATGATCAGGCCTTCGTGCCCGAGTACAACCTGGGCGCCATGGAAAACCCCGGGCTGGTGACCTTCACCGAAAAGTACGTCTATGCCTCACGTGCCACCGATGCCCAGTACCAGGCCAGGGCAAACACCCTCATGCACGAGATGGCGCACATGTGGTTCGGCGATCTCGTGACCATGACCTGGTGGGACGATCTGTGGCTGAAGGAATCGTTCGCCGATTTCATGGGAACCCTGGGTGTGGACCGGGCCACCGACTGGGACACAGCCTGGATAAACTTCGCCAGCAAACGCAAAGCGTGGGCCTACGTCCAGGACCAACTGCCCACGACGCACCCGATTGTGGCGGATATTCCGGATCTCGAGGCCGCAAAACAGAACTTTGACGGAATCACCTATGCCAAGGGTGCCTCAGTGCTGAAGCAACTGGTGGCTTACGTGGGCTTCGATGCCTTCATTGCCGGATCCCGGCAGTACTTCCGCGAGCATGCCTTCGGTAATACGTCCCTGCAGGATCTGCTGAAGGCCCTCAGCGAAGCCTCGGGACGGGACCTCGGCGATTGGGCCAGGCAATGGCTGCAGACCTCCGGTATCTCGACCATCACGACCGACATCGTGGAGGACGACGGTGTGATGGGCGCGGTGATGCTGGAGCAGGAAGCCATCGATCCCTTGACCGGCCACCAGGAACTCCGGCCCCACCGTATGCGCCTTGGACTGTACGACGCCGACCAGACCGGCGCTTTGCTCAGGCTGGAAAGCCTGGAAGTGGATGTCGCAGGTCCCAGCACCCTCGTCTCCGGGCTTGCAGGCAAGAAGCGTCCGGCTTTGTTGCTGGTCAATGATGACGACCTGAGCTACGCCAAGGTACGGCTTGATCCTGTCTCCGAGCGCACGGTGCGTACCTCGCTGGATAAAATCCAGGACCCCATGGCCCGGGCGTTGTGCTGGACGGCACTGTGGGATTCTGCCCGGGACGGCGTGAGGCCTGCTGCACGGTACGTGAGCGCGGTGGAGCAGTTCGCTCCGGCAGAATCCGGCATCGGAGTCCTCCAAAATGTGCTCGGAAACGCCTCCGGCGCCATTGAACGCTTCGTACCCCCACGGTCCAGGGACAGCGTTCGCACGGATTTCCTGGCTGTCGCGGCTCATCAACTGCGGGCTTCGGCTCCCGGCTCCGACGCGCAGCTGGCGTGGGCCAGAACGTTGGCAGAGGTCTCACGCCACGGTGACAGCCAGCTCCCCTTGCTGCGCAGCATCCTTGACGGCACCACCGTAGTGGAGGGCTTGACTGTCGACGCAGAGCTGCGATGGAGCTTCTGGCAGGCCCTGGCCGCGCACGGCGAGGCATCCCAGGCCGAGCTGGACAGGCAACTCGAAGCGGATAAGACAGCGTCAGGCAAGGAAGGGCACGCGTTGGCGTCCGCTGCCCGCCCGGATGCTGCCGTGAAGGCGGCAGCCTGGGACCTGGCCGTCAACACCACGGGCCTCTCCAACGAGATCCTCAGCGCCACAATTGCCGGCTTCGCCACTGCGCCCAGTGACATGCTGGCGTCCTATGTCGAGCCCTATTTCGAATGCCTTGAGCGTGTATGGGCCGAGCGGAGCATCGAAATTGCCGGCAGGATCGTCAGGGGCCTCTTCCCGGCGGCCCAGGACCTCGCGGAGGGAATGGAGCCCTCCAGCCATCCGGTCGTGCTCAGGACGGATGAATGGCTCCACCACCACTCTGATGCCCCGCGCGCGTTACGGCGCATCATCATTGAGCAGCGGAGCCACCTCCTGCGGTCCCTCACAGCTCAGTCGGCAAACACAGCGCAGTCGGCAAACACAGCACAGTCGGCACAGGTTTAG